A stretch of Pseudomonadota bacterium DNA encodes these proteins:
- a CDS encoding bifunctional aconitate hydratase 2/2-methylisocitrate dehydratase — protein sequence MSLYTDYLSEIETRKGQGLHPKPIDDGALVSELIAQIKDKGNAYREDSLKFFIYNTLPGTTSAAGEKAKFLKEIILGNEILPEITPEFAFELLSHMKGGPSVEVLIDLALGDHAATAKSAAEVLKTQVFLYDADTERLNDAYKAGNAIAHEILESYAKAEFFTKLPDVDEKIEVVTYIAGVGDISTDLLSPGNQAHSRADRELHGQCFISEKAQKEIQELKAQHPDKRVMLIAEKGTMGVGSSRMSGVNNVALWTGKQASPYVPFVNIAPIVAGTNGISPIFLTTVGVTGGIGIDLKNWVKKKDAEGKTVKDAEGNAVLEEAYSVKTGTVLTINTKSKKLYDGDKELADISSALTPQKVEFIKAGGSYAIVFGKKLQSFAAEALGISVLPVFAPSKEVSHEGQGLTAVEKIFNKNAVGVASGKILHAGSDIRVKVNIVGSQDTTGLMTSQELEAMAATVISPTVDGAYQSGCHTASVWDFKAQENTPRLMKFMHKFGLITGRDPKDVYPAMTDVIHKVLNDITVDDWDVIIGGDSHTRMSKGVAFGADSGTVALALATGEATMPIPESVKVTFKGEMKPYMDFRDVVHATQSQMLKQFGDNVFQGRVIEVHIGTLLADQAFTFTDWTAEMKAKASICISEDETLIGSLEIAKHRMQIMIDKGMDNDKGVLAGLIAKADKRIAEIRSGEKPALTPDSNAKYFAEVVVDLDEIREPMIADPDVNNDDVSKRYTHDTIRPISYYKGEKKVDLGFVGSCMVHKGDLKIVAQMLRNVEKKEGKVEFKAPLVVTAPTYNIIDELKEEGDWDILQKYAGFEFDDNAPKQTARTEYENILYLERPGCNLCMGNQEKAEKGDTVLATSTRLFQGRVVEDSTEKKGESLLASTPVVVLSAILGRTPNIEEYESAVEGVDLTKFAPATRVNPRDTMSVHY from the coding sequence ATGAGCCTATATACTGATTATCTAAGCGAAATTGAAACAAGAAAAGGGCAGGGCTTACATCCAAAGCCAATTGATGACGGTGCGCTTGTGAGTGAGCTCATTGCTCAGATTAAAGATAAAGGTAACGCTTACCGTGAAGACTCTCTCAAGTTTTTCATCTACAACACGCTGCCGGGTACAACAAGTGCAGCGGGCGAAAAAGCAAAATTCCTAAAAGAGATTATTCTGGGGAACGAAATACTTCCAGAAATTACGCCTGAATTTGCATTTGAGCTTCTCTCTCACATGAAAGGTGGCCCTTCTGTAGAGGTGTTGATTGACTTGGCTCTTGGTGATCATGCTGCAACGGCAAAGTCAGCTGCAGAGGTGCTTAAAACACAAGTCTTTTTATATGATGCAGATACAGAGCGCCTGAATGATGCCTATAAAGCAGGAAATGCCATTGCGCATGAAATTCTTGAAAGCTACGCGAAGGCAGAGTTCTTTACCAAGCTTCCTGATGTAGATGAGAAAATTGAAGTGGTTACTTACATTGCAGGTGTAGGGGATATTTCAACAGACCTTCTTTCTCCGGGTAACCAAGCCCACTCACGTGCGGATAGAGAGTTGCATGGTCAGTGCTTCATTTCTGAAAAAGCTCAAAAAGAAATTCAAGAACTTAAAGCGCAACACCCTGATAAGCGTGTGATGCTGATTGCTGAAAAAGGGACTATGGGTGTTGGTTCTTCTCGTATGTCGGGCGTGAATAATGTCGCCCTTTGGACAGGTAAGCAAGCTAGCCCATATGTACCATTTGTAAACATTGCACCAATCGTTGCGGGAACAAATGGTATTTCACCAATCTTCCTTACAACTGTAGGCGTAACAGGCGGTATCGGGATTGACCTAAAAAACTGGGTGAAGAAAAAAGATGCTGAGGGTAAAACAGTAAAGGATGCTGAAGGCAACGCCGTACTTGAAGAGGCATACTCAGTTAAAACAGGTACAGTTCTGACCATTAACACAAAGAGCAAGAAGCTCTATGACGGTGATAAAGAGCTTGCTGATATTTCATCTGCTCTCACGCCGCAAAAGGTTGAGTTTATTAAAGCCGGTGGCTCATACGCAATTGTATTTGGTAAGAAGCTCCAAAGTTTTGCCGCTGAAGCGCTTGGTATTTCGGTTCTGCCTGTTTTTGCCCCTTCTAAAGAGGTCTCTCATGAAGGCCAAGGCCTCACAGCTGTTGAAAAGATCTTCAACAAAAATGCTGTTGGTGTTGCGAGTGGTAAAATACTGCATGCTGGCTCGGATATTCGTGTGAAAGTGAACATTGTAGGTTCTCAAGATACAACAGGTCTGATGACCTCTCAGGAACTTGAAGCAATGGCTGCAACGGTGATTTCTCCAACAGTGGATGGGGCTTACCAATCTGGCTGTCACACAGCATCTGTATGGGACTTTAAAGCTCAAGAAAACACGCCAAGACTGATGAAGTTTATGCATAAGTTTGGGCTCATCACTGGTCGTGATCCAAAAGATGTTTACCCTGCAATGACAGACGTGATTCACAAGGTTCTAAACGACATTACAGTTGATGACTGGGACGTGATTATTGGTGGTGACTCACACACGCGTATGTCTAAGGGGGTCGCCTTTGGTGCTGACTCTGGAACTGTGGCGCTTGCTCTGGCAACAGGTGAAGCAACAATGCCAATTCCTGAATCTGTAAAAGTAACCTTTAAAGGTGAGATGAAGCCTTATATGGACTTCCGTGACGTCGTACATGCCACGCAGTCTCAAATGCTGAAACAATTTGGTGATAACGTCTTCCAAGGTCGTGTGATTGAAGTACACATTGGTACGCTTTTGGCTGACCAAGCATTTACATTTACAGACTGGACAGCGGAGATGAAAGCTAAGGCGTCTATCTGCATTTCTGAAGATGAAACGCTGATTGGCTCACTTGAAATTGCTAAACACCGCATGCAGATCATGATTGATAAAGGCATGGATAACGATAAAGGCGTGCTTGCTGGTCTGATTGCAAAAGCAGACAAGCGTATTGCTGAAATCCGTTCTGGTGAAAAACCAGCTCTTACACCTGATAGCAATGCCAAATACTTTGCTGAGGTGGTGGTTGATCTTGACGAGATTAGAGAGCCAATGATTGCAGACCCTGATGTAAACAACGACGATGTTTCTAAGCGTTACACGCACGATACGATTCGTCCAATCTCATACTACAAAGGTGAGAAAAAGGTTGATCTTGGATTTGTTGGGTCTTGCATGGTTCACAAAGGAGACTTGAAAATCGTGGCCCAGATGCTGAGAAACGTTGAGAAAAAAGAAGGCAAAGTGGAGTTTAAAGCACCGCTTGTTGTGACAGCTCCAACGTACAACATTATTGATGAACTGAAAGAAGAAGGCGACTGGGATATTCTCCAAAAGTATGCTGGCTTTGAGTTTGATGATAATGCACCGAAGCAAACAGCGCGTACTGAATATGAGAATATTCTGTACCTTGAGCGCCCTGGCTGTAACCTTTGCATGGGTAACCAAGAGAAAGCTGAAAAAGGGGATACGGTTCTTGCCACATCAACGCGCCTTTTCCAAGGTCGTGTGGTAGAAGATTCTACTGAGAAGAAAGGTGAATCTCTCCTTGCTTCAACACCTGTTGTAGTACTTTCTGCGATCCTTGGTCGTACGCCAAACATTGAAGAGTATGAATCTGCTGTTGAGGGTGTAGACCTGACTAAATTTGCGCCAGCAACACGTGTGAACCCGCGCGACACAATGTCGGTTCATTACTAA
- the rpsP gene encoding 30S ribosomal protein S16, with translation MTVKIRMSRGGRKKQPFYSIVVADHRMPRDGRFIEKLGYFDPMSKDKTTALKWDAERVTHWLNTGAQPSSRVTKFVLEQKLGSDKVREKLQKRVDGRIKAVQGRLAAEKAAKEAEEKAAADAAAAEAAEAEAPAEGEAAEA, from the coding sequence ATGACTGTAAAAATTCGTATGAGCCGTGGTGGCCGCAAAAAGCAACCTTTCTACTCTATCGTAGTTGCTGATCACCGTATGCCACGTGATGGCCGCTTCATTGAGAAGCTAGGTTACTTTGACCCAATGTCAAAAGACAAAACAACTGCACTTAAGTGGGACGCTGAGCGCGTAACACACTGGCTAAACACTGGCGCACAGCCATCTAGCCGCGTAACTAAATTTGTACTTGAGCAGAAGCTAGGTTCTGACAAAGTACGTGAAAAACTTCAAAAACGTGTTGACGGTCGTATTAAGGCTGTTCAAGGCCGTCTAGCTGCTGAAAAGGCTGCTAAAGAAGCTGAAGAAAAAGCTGCTGCTGATGCGGCTGCTGCTGAAGCTGCAGAAGCAGAAGCTCCAGCTGAAGGCGAGGCAGCTGAAGCCTAA
- a CDS encoding O-acetylhomoserine aminocarboxypropyltransferase/cysteine synthase family protein, which produces MKFETKAIHSGLKCDPSHGSVITPIHQTSGFQFPSTESAADRFMLEEMGQIYTRVGNPTVDQFEARMTELDGGVGAVAVSSGMTAAAYTVMNICKAGDNFVTSPNLYGGVSNLFKNILKDYGIEARFVDHSDPENFRRATDENTRLYWGETLPNPKLNVFPIHEVAKIANEVGVPLAIDNTCATPALCRPFEHGAHIAVYSATKYICGHGTTIGGIIVDSGKFDWAKHADRFPMISRPDPSLHGMKWIEKFGEMAYILKLRATMIRDFGGCLAPMNAFLLSQGLETLSLRMEKHCANAKAVAEYLSNHPKVNFVNYPTINGGDTEKWATELMGGMYGPMVGVDIKGGTKAGQDFVTGLKMFYHVANIGDTRSMAIHPASTTHSQIPAEDRVKAGITDGYVRLCIGIEHIDDILADLEQTLEKIQVSEAA; this is translated from the coding sequence ATGAAATTTGAAACAAAAGCCATTCATAGCGGACTAAAATGCGACCCAAGTCACGGGAGTGTTATTACCCCTATTCACCAGACATCAGGGTTTCAATTCCCTTCTACAGAAAGCGCTGCTGACCGCTTCATGCTTGAAGAAATGGGTCAGATTTACACGCGTGTTGGTAATCCGACAGTTGACCAGTTTGAAGCACGTATGACAGAGCTTGACGGCGGTGTCGGCGCTGTTGCTGTGTCATCTGGTATGACAGCAGCAGCCTACACGGTGATGAACATCTGTAAGGCAGGTGATAATTTTGTAACGTCACCAAACCTGTACGGTGGTGTGAGTAACCTGTTTAAAAATATTCTTAAAGACTACGGTATTGAAGCACGCTTTGTGGACCACAGCGACCCTGAGAACTTCCGCCGTGCAACAGATGAGAACACACGCCTTTACTGGGGTGAAACTCTTCCAAACCCGAAACTGAATGTTTTCCCAATTCATGAAGTCGCTAAAATTGCAAATGAAGTGGGTGTGCCTCTAGCCATTGATAACACATGTGCAACGCCGGCACTTTGCCGCCCGTTTGAACATGGTGCACACATTGCTGTTTACAGTGCGACAAAATACATTTGCGGCCACGGTACAACAATTGGTGGTATCATTGTAGATAGTGGTAAGTTTGACTGGGCTAAGCATGCTGATCGTTTCCCTATGATCAGTCGTCCTGACCCGTCACTACACGGTATGAAGTGGATCGAAAAATTTGGCGAAATGGCTTACATTCTTAAGCTTCGTGCCACAATGATCCGTGACTTTGGTGGTTGCCTTGCACCTATGAATGCATTCCTACTTTCTCAGGGCCTAGAAACACTCTCTCTGCGTATGGAAAAGCACTGCGCAAATGCAAAAGCAGTCGCTGAATACTTGAGTAACCATCCGAAAGTAAACTTTGTAAACTATCCAACAATTAACGGTGGCGATACTGAGAAGTGGGCGACTGAACTCATGGGCGGCATGTACGGCCCAATGGTTGGTGTGGACATTAAAGGTGGCACAAAAGCTGGCCAAGATTTTGTAACAGGCCTTAAGATGTTTTACCACGTGGCCAACATTGGTGATACACGCTCTATGGCGATCCACCCTGCAAGCACAACGCATAGCCAAATCCCTGCGGAAGACCGCGTAAAAGCAGGTATTACAGACGGGTATGTGCGCCTATGTATCGGTATTGAGCATATTGATGACATTCTGGCTGACCTTGAGCAAACTTTGGAAAAAATCCAAGTTTCAGAAGCAGCCTAA
- the ffh gene encoding signal recognition particle protein — protein sequence MFDQLSGRLQSVFDKLNSRGLLTESDVDTAMREVRLALLEADVALPVVKRLINQVKENAVGEKLLKSVKPGEQVIKLVHDAIVDVLGEGRALELTGGKPSVIVMMGLQGSGKTTTAGKIAKRLKEKEGKSVFLASLDIYRPAAREQLQTLAERTGVDSLSIEDETPEQITKRALKEAGAGGHDVVILDTAGRLELDDTLMSELKNVVDIAQPAEKILVADALSGQVAAKVAEAFHESIGVTGITLTRIDGDGRGGAAFSMREVTGQPILFLGAGEGLDALEEFDPDRIANRILGMGDVVALVEKMQDAVAGEEEDMMSLQEKMFSGQFDLNDLKKQMKMMRRMGSMKGLLKMMPGVGKMMKGLDSSKLDDKIVIHQMAIIDSMTPLERKNPQVMNARRRARVAKGAGLQVSDVNKLLKNFEKMQKMMKQMQKMGGLGAMMQQMQNGGGNPFGK from the coding sequence ATGTTTGACCAGCTTTCAGGCCGCTTACAAAGTGTTTTTGATAAACTCAACAGCCGTGGTTTGCTAACAGAATCTGACGTAGATACAGCGATGCGTGAAGTGCGTTTGGCGCTTCTTGAAGCCGATGTGGCGCTCCCTGTCGTTAAACGTCTGATTAACCAAGTGAAAGAAAACGCAGTTGGTGAAAAGCTTCTGAAATCTGTAAAACCTGGTGAACAGGTGATTAAGCTTGTTCATGATGCCATTGTTGATGTGCTGGGTGAGGGTCGTGCGCTTGAACTTACGGGTGGTAAGCCATCTGTGATCGTTATGATGGGTTTGCAAGGTTCTGGTAAAACAACAACAGCTGGTAAAATTGCGAAACGCCTGAAAGAGAAAGAAGGGAAAAGCGTTTTCCTTGCTTCTCTTGATATTTACCGCCCTGCTGCACGTGAACAGTTGCAAACACTTGCTGAGCGTACAGGTGTGGATAGCCTTTCTATTGAAGATGAAACGCCAGAACAAATTACAAAACGTGCATTGAAAGAAGCTGGGGCTGGCGGACATGATGTTGTGATTCTTGATACAGCGGGTCGTCTTGAGCTCGACGATACGCTGATGAGTGAGCTTAAAAACGTGGTTGATATTGCTCAGCCAGCAGAAAAAATTCTTGTAGCAGATGCCTTGAGTGGTCAAGTGGCTGCTAAGGTGGCTGAAGCTTTCCATGAATCTATTGGCGTAACAGGTATTACCCTTACGCGTATTGATGGTGATGGCCGTGGTGGTGCAGCATTCTCTATGCGTGAAGTCACAGGCCAGCCAATCCTCTTCCTTGGTGCGGGTGAAGGCCTGGATGCTCTCGAAGAGTTTGATCCAGATCGTATTGCCAACCGCATTCTTGGTATGGGTGACGTGGTTGCTCTTGTAGAAAAGATGCAAGACGCTGTCGCGGGTGAAGAAGAAGACATGATGAGTCTTCAAGAAAAGATGTTTAGTGGCCAGTTTGACCTTAACGATCTGAAAAAGCAGATGAAAATGATGCGCCGCATGGGTTCTATGAAAGGCCTTCTTAAGATGATGCCGGGCGTTGGTAAAATGATGAAAGGTCTAGATTCTAGTAAACTAGATGACAAGATTGTAATTCACCAAATGGCGATTATTGATTCGATGACGCCACTTGAGCGCAAAAACCCACAAGTGATGAATGCACGCCGTCGTGCACGTGTTGCAAAAGGGGCAGGCCTACAAGTGAGTGACGTGAATAAGCTTCTTAAAAACTTTGAGAAGATGCAAAAGATGATGAAGCAGATGCAGAAGATGGGTGGCCTAGGTGCCATGATGCAGCAGATGCAAAACGGTGGTGGTAACCCTTTCGGTAAATAG
- the rimM gene encoding ribosome maturation factor RimM (Essential for efficient processing of 16S rRNA): MRLLLKLQKQKLQLKARQLKPKRKEGYVHLGFVLGAHGIRGEIRIRSLTLNPLDIASYGALVDETGAPFLLSSVRGNKKADVIAKVDGVADRNMAETLRGKNLYVSEDALPDLKEDDNAYYAELIGFSVETESGVNLGQIKDIFDNNAHGVLDVVSPDGDLFCIPLVEEMFLGVERDEKVAIVSDSAKEFLDLAR; the protein is encoded by the coding sequence ATGCGGCTGCTGCTGAAGCTGCAGAAGCAGAAGCTCCAGCTGAAGGCGAGGCAGCTGAAGCCTAAACGTAAAGAGGGCTATGTGCACCTTGGCTTTGTGCTAGGCGCTCATGGCATCCGCGGAGAAATCCGCATTCGTTCTCTTACGCTAAATCCGCTTGATATTGCGTCTTATGGTGCTCTGGTTGATGAAACTGGAGCACCTTTTTTGCTGTCTTCTGTAAGGGGCAACAAAAAAGCAGATGTGATTGCTAAAGTGGACGGTGTTGCCGACCGTAATATGGCTGAAACCCTCAGGGGTAAAAATCTATATGTTTCTGAAGATGCTCTTCCTGACCTTAAAGAAGATGACAATGCTTACTATGCTGAGCTGATTGGTTTTTCTGTTGAGACAGAGTCAGGGGTCAACCTTGGGCAAATTAAAGATATCTTTGATAACAACGCACATGGTGTTCTAGACGTGGTGAGCCCGGATGGCGACCTGTTCTGTATTCCACTTGTTGAAGAGATGTTCCTCGGTGTAGAGCGAGACGAGAAGGTGGCTATTGTTTCTGATAGCGCCAAAGAGTTTCTGGATCTTGCACGATGA
- the ftsY gene encoding signal recognition particle-docking protein FtsY, whose protein sequence is MSWFKRLREGLKKTTASLGSAIGDVFSGGKLDAETLENLEDILIQSDLGLEASGKVIETLKEKAKGLAEKDDPEALKKLLADTLSEILTPRAEALEITDKKPFVLVMNGVNGSGKTTTIGKLSSQYKAEGKKVLLAAADTFRAGAVAQLQVWADRAGVPIVTPEKEGVDPATIAYKAHEKAIAEGYDILIIDTAGRLQNRHDLMEQLAKLFRTIKKQDESAPHASLLVLDATVGQNAFSQVDAFKETAEITGLVMTKLDSSAKGGVMIGLADKYALPIHYIGVGEGIEDLQPFDATEFCNLLVGINE, encoded by the coding sequence ATGAGTTGGTTTAAGCGCCTGAGAGAAGGCCTCAAAAAGACAACAGCATCCCTTGGCAGCGCTATTGGCGACGTATTTAGTGGCGGTAAACTTGATGCTGAAACTCTAGAAAACCTTGAAGATATTCTCATTCAATCAGACCTCGGCCTTGAAGCCTCAGGTAAAGTGATTGAAACCCTCAAAGAAAAAGCTAAAGGCCTCGCTGAAAAGGATGATCCTGAAGCCCTTAAAAAGCTCCTTGCTGATACTCTTTCAGAAATTTTAACGCCACGTGCTGAAGCACTGGAAATTACAGATAAAAAGCCATTTGTTCTTGTTATGAATGGTGTAAACGGTAGCGGTAAAACAACGACAATTGGTAAGCTTTCTAGCCAGTACAAAGCGGAAGGGAAGAAAGTTCTTCTTGCGGCAGCTGATACGTTTAGAGCCGGCGCCGTAGCCCAGCTTCAAGTGTGGGCAGACCGTGCAGGTGTTCCTATTGTTACGCCAGAAAAAGAAGGCGTAGACCCAGCAACCATTGCTTATAAAGCCCATGAAAAAGCCATTGCAGAAGGCTACGACATTCTAATTATTGATACAGCAGGTCGCCTGCAAAACCGTCATGACCTGATGGAACAACTAGCAAAACTTTTCCGCACTATCAAAAAGCAAGATGAAAGCGCGCCACATGCAAGCCTTCTTGTTCTTGATGCCACTGTTGGGCAAAACGCATTCTCTCAAGTCGATGCCTTTAAAGAGACAGCTGAAATTACAGGTCTTGTGATGACTAAGCTCGATAGCAGTGCCAAAGGCGGCGTGATGATTGGTCTTGCTGATAAATATGCCCTACCAATCCATTACATTGGTGTGGGTGAAGGCATAGAAGACCTGCAGCCATTTGACGCAACTGAGTTTTGTAACCTACTGGTTGGCATCAATGAGTAA
- the gspI gene encoding type II secretion system minor pseudopilin GspI, protein MNKGFTLIEVLIAFVIVAIGLTTVLASSGQFTRGSAHIKSKIAANISAQNYLDELRIEKLAGKPLVLNSTGGTFKQGGYELPYSVDVTPAALPELKNITVRVKTPDGESTLTTLNAYMMTNN, encoded by the coding sequence ATGAACAAAGGCTTCACGCTTATTGAAGTGCTCATTGCATTTGTGATTGTTGCCATTGGCCTCACTACTGTTCTGGCAAGTAGCGGGCAGTTTACACGTGGCAGTGCACATATTAAGTCTAAGATTGCAGCAAACATTAGCGCACAGAACTATCTTGATGAGCTGCGCATTGAAAAGCTTGCTGGTAAACCTTTGGTGCTCAACAGTACAGGTGGCACATTTAAACAAGGCGGGTATGAGCTTCCTTATAGTGTAGATGTCACGCCTGCTGCGCTTCCTGAGTTGAAAAATATTACAGTTCGGGTTAAAACCCCTGATGGCGAGAGTACGCTCACCACACTGAACGCCTACATGATGACAAACAATTAA
- a CDS encoding methyltransferase domain-containing protein, with product MSNLEYVDPTNTADKNLWVKAEHLGRYLWAKDLLVEHNATEHHLDLGCATGYGLDILKDIPESHLGLDYDETAVASALDKGVNAQTFNLDKNRLTDLSQTFSSVTAFEVMEHFNDAETVVSDVFASLKQGGLFLSSVPSEKFEKVDENGKPANIHHDRIFKDGEYESILKGAGFKVLGVFGQPQTATLPTFEKSLTKSGKIKSRLSRNPALQEMDALTALTYLLAYPEEGTEALDKSYTHIYLAQK from the coding sequence ATGAGTAATCTCGAATACGTTGACCCAACAAATACAGCAGATAAAAACCTTTGGGTAAAAGCCGAACACCTCGGCCGCTACCTTTGGGCGAAAGATCTTCTTGTTGAGCATAACGCCACAGAGCACCACCTCGACCTTGGTTGCGCCACAGGTTACGGACTAGATATCCTCAAAGACATTCCAGAAAGCCACCTTGGCCTAGATTATGATGAAACAGCAGTTGCTTCTGCTCTAGATAAAGGCGTTAACGCCCAAACATTTAATCTGGATAAAAACCGCCTCACAGACCTGAGCCAAACCTTTTCAAGCGTGACTGCTTTTGAAGTGATGGAACACTTTAATGATGCAGAAACAGTGGTCTCAGATGTATTCGCAAGCCTGAAGCAAGGTGGCCTTTTCCTCAGCTCTGTACCAAGCGAAAAATTTGAGAAAGTCGATGAAAACGGCAAACCTGCCAACATCCACCATGACCGTATTTTTAAAGATGGTGAATATGAAAGTATTCTTAAAGGTGCAGGCTTTAAAGTACTTGGTGTTTTTGGCCAACCACAAACAGCCACTCTGCCAACATTTGAAAAGTCTCTGACCAAATCAGGCAAGATCAAAAGCAGGCTCTCACGTAACCCTGCCCTGCAAGAAATGGACGCTCTCACAGCACTTACCTATCTCCTAGCATACCCTGAAGAAGGCACTGAAGCCCTCGATAAAAGCTACACTCACATTTACCTTGCTCAGAAGTAA
- a CDS encoding trypsin-like peptidase domain-containing protein — MWKALALSAAALVATPALAQEQLFAENIQQIESSELDALQDAIGKTAAITTISPVDEAGRVLRATGSGSAFFMNVEGQNYLWTNNHVVQGATYVRYQLCNQSGAEYQVPMSDFWRDSNRDFASLTLPRSLSGLPSFKPANLDLLREGQEVYLIGSPLGFACSVSKGVLSYNGRHLPRQGLSSMYGDFQTDAALNPGNSGGIALVMQDGELKAIGMNTFIISPTRANIGLGFIQPLDMLQTSHSYMRENAGRTFISSIDANFADLSYEYWVRLGAFNGSFRAFAENGNRGAVIRSMERDGVAALTGLRVGDIIIGVNGFDAENSLMVGYEIANTLPSDEITLRIIRHGHVLEFTLEPSYDNASLQIEDSSTVPTYYWGSTGVESILPAANVLEEYLGAERYIALTPEERAEIAERWDIGNGIVINQIANRSPVHESGINTFTIVEAVEVNGVWVAIHNLDEFNAMMDLQIGKPVPVLVRHLPSEVHSHMNPHAEVVMVTPRYAEK, encoded by the coding sequence ATGTGGAAAGCTTTAGCCCTAAGCGCAGCCGCTTTGGTTGCCACCCCTGCCCTTGCGCAGGAACAGCTCTTTGCTGAAAATATTCAGCAAATTGAATCTTCTGAACTGGATGCCTTACAAGATGCAATTGGCAAAACCGCAGCCATTACCACCATCAGCCCTGTTGATGAAGCCGGCCGCGTTCTTCGTGCCACTGGTAGCGGCTCTGCGTTCTTTATGAATGTGGAAGGCCAAAACTACCTCTGGACCAACAATCACGTTGTACAAGGTGCCACTTATGTGCGCTATCAACTGTGCAACCAAAGTGGTGCAGAATATCAGGTTCCTATGTCTGATTTTTGGCGTGACAGCAATCGCGACTTTGCCAGTCTGACACTTCCCCGCAGCCTTTCAGGTTTGCCGAGCTTCAAGCCCGCCAACCTGGACCTTCTGCGCGAAGGACAAGAGGTTTACCTGATTGGTAGCCCGCTTGGTTTTGCATGTAGTGTTTCAAAAGGTGTTCTCAGCTACAACGGTCGGCATTTGCCTCGCCAAGGTCTCTCCAGCATGTATGGTGACTTCCAAACAGACGCTGCACTGAACCCGGGTAACTCTGGCGGTATTGCTCTTGTGATGCAAGACGGCGAACTGAAAGCCATTGGCATGAACACGTTCATCATCTCGCCAACCCGTGCGAATATTGGCCTCGGCTTCATCCAGCCTCTGGATATGCTGCAAACCTCTCATAGCTATATGCGTGAAAACGCTGGACGTACCTTTATCAGCTCAATTGATGCGAATTTTGCAGACCTCAGCTATGAATACTGGGTCCGCCTTGGTGCATTCAATGGCAGTTTCCGTGCGTTTGCAGAAAACGGAAACCGCGGCGCGGTTATTCGCTCAATGGAACGTGATGGTGTGGCAGCCCTTACAGGCTTGCGCGTTGGTGATATTATTATTGGCGTCAACGGTTTTGATGCTGAAAATAGCCTGATGGTTGGTTATGAAATTGCCAATACTCTGCCCAGTGATGAAATCACACTTCGCATTATACGCCATGGCCACGTACTGGAGTTCACTCTTGAACCCAGCTACGACAATGCCTCTTTGCAAATTGAAGATAGCAGCACTGTGCCCACTTACTACTGGGGAAGCACAGGTGTGGAAAGCATCCTGCCTGCAGCCAACGTACTTGAAGAGTACCTGGGCGCTGAGCGTTACATTGCCCTCACCCCAGAGGAGCGCGCAGAGATTGCCGAGCGCTGGGATATTGGCAATGGCATTGTGATTAACCAAATCGCAAACAGAAGCCCTGTCCATGAATCTGGCATCAACACCTTCACCATTGTGGAGGCCGTTGAAGTAAACGGTGTCTGGGTTGCTATCCATAACCTTGATGAGTTTAACGCCATGATGGATCTCCAAATTGGAAAACCTGTTCCTGTTCTGGTCCGTCACCTGCCTTCTGAAGTTCATAGCCATATGAACCCTCATGCAGAAGTTGTGATGGTGACACCACGCTACGCTGAAAAATAA